The sequence GGAAACCAGGGCAATCTGGTTTCCTTACTCTTTCACTTTTTCCTGAACAACAAGCCCCTTATTTTTTTAAGTCTGCATACTTAGTTGGATGAAAGATACCACCGATAAATGTGCGAACTTTTTACCTGTAAAGGTGAACAAGGCCGATTTTTTAACTTGGGACAGGTTTCTAAAAAATCAGGTTGGGTTTCGATCAAGAGAATTGCACAGCGAAAGCTAGATATGCTTGATTATGCAATAAGCCTCAGAGATTTAAAGAATCCGCCGAACAATCATTTAGAAGCTTTGAAGGGAGATTTAAAAGGTTATTATAGTATAAGGAGCCAATTGCAAAATTACTGATGATCGCTTTTCGGCTCTTTTCACAAATTTTGCCGTTTGATGCAAACACCCTACCCTAAAGGGTATGTGAT comes from Candidatus Neptunochlamydia vexilliferae and encodes:
- a CDS encoding type II toxin-antitoxin system RelE/ParE family toxin, whose protein sequence is MCELFTCKGEQGRFFNLGQVSKKSGWVSIKRIAQRKLDMLDYAISLRDLKNPPNNHLEALKGDLKGYYSIRSQLQNY